One window of Pseudomonas urmiensis genomic DNA carries:
- a CDS encoding DUF2938 domain-containing protein, which yields MTATTFITYIALIGIGATLVMDLWTLLLKRLGVATLNYAMVGRWAGHLLQGRVYHPAIAKAAPVRHELAWGWALHYATGLLFAALLVGLAGEGWLRTPSLLPALGFGLASVLVPLCVVQPAFGAGLFANNTPTPLRNCLRSLTTHGVFGLGLYLSALGLSVS from the coding sequence ATGACTGCTACTACCTTCATTACTTACATTGCGCTGATCGGTATCGGTGCCACGTTGGTCATGGACCTGTGGACGCTGCTGCTCAAACGGCTGGGTGTGGCCACGCTCAACTACGCCATGGTCGGGCGCTGGGCCGGGCATTTGCTGCAGGGGCGCGTGTATCACCCGGCCATCGCCAAGGCTGCGCCGGTCAGGCATGAGTTGGCCTGGGGATGGGCGCTGCACTACGCGACTGGGTTGCTGTTCGCAGCGCTGCTGGTCGGCCTGGCCGGGGAGGGCTGGCTACGCACGCCGTCCCTGCTGCCTGCATTGGGCTTCGGCTTGGCTTCGGTGCTGGTGCCGTTGTGTGTGGTGCAGCCGGCGTTTGGCGCAGGTCTGTTTGCCAACAATACTCCCACACCGTTGCGAAACTGCCTGCGTAGCCTGACCACGCATGGCGTATTTGGTCTGGGCCTGTACCTCAGTGCGTTGGGGCTTTCAGTGAGTTGA
- a CDS encoding substrate-binding periplasmic protein yields the protein MRRILAILLLCSTHSLAQQPVLRFSVAESWSMPLIRIEHQQPVEGILFDLMQAAAREAGVRAEYHLMARLRLQQALEDGDIDVRCYVATHWLIERPGNYVWSVPLIQQRDLLVSRSADLAPINPEQLPAQAIGTVLGYRYPTLDPLFSQGRLRREDSRNQQLALQKLEAGRYRYAVSNQLSLHWFNRQLPAAQRLRAQSVLEEQSLGCMVRNDPTLPTQALLRALVRIKQSGEVERIVQRYTSQDAAGQIVSGSTH from the coding sequence GTGCGGCGAATCCTGGCGATCCTGCTGTTGTGCTCCACTCACAGCCTGGCCCAACAGCCGGTGCTGCGCTTCTCGGTCGCCGAAAGCTGGAGCATGCCACTGATCCGCATCGAGCACCAACAGCCGGTCGAAGGCATTCTGTTCGACCTGATGCAAGCCGCCGCGCGCGAGGCCGGGGTACGCGCCGAGTATCACCTGATGGCTCGCCTGCGCCTGCAACAGGCGCTTGAAGACGGCGATATCGACGTGCGCTGTTATGTCGCCACCCACTGGCTGATCGAACGGCCGGGCAACTACGTCTGGAGCGTGCCGTTGATCCAGCAGCGCGATTTGCTGGTCAGCCGCAGCGCCGACCTGGCCCCCATCAACCCAGAGCAATTGCCAGCACAGGCCATCGGCACGGTGCTGGGCTATCGCTACCCGACCCTCGATCCGCTGTTCAGCCAAGGCCGGCTGCGCCGCGAAGACAGCCGCAACCAGCAACTCGCCCTGCAAAAGCTCGAGGCCGGACGTTACCGCTATGCCGTGAGCAACCAATTGTCATTGCACTGGTTCAACCGCCAACTCCCTGCAGCGCAGCGCTTGCGCGCACAGAGCGTGCTCGAGGAGCAATCGTTGGGCTGCATGGTGCGCAACGATCCAACCCTGCCCACTCAGGCACTGCTCAGGGCGCTGGTGCGGATCAAGCAGTCCGGAGAAGTCGAACGGATAGTCCAGCGCTACACCAGCCAGGATGCTGCGGGTCAGATCGTCAGCGGCTCAACTCACTGA
- the dnaX gene encoding DNA polymerase III subunit gamma/tau, translating into MSYQVLARKWRPRSFREMVGQTHVLKALINALDNQRLHHAYLFTGTRGVGKTTIARIIAKCLNCETGITSTPCGTCSVCREIDEGRFVDLIEIDAASRTKVEDTRELLDNVQYAPSRGRFKVYLIDEVHMLSTHSFNALLKTLEEPPPYVKFILATTDPQKLPATILSRCLQFSLKNMSPERVVEHLSHVLGAENVPFEEDALWLLGRAADGSMRDAMSLTDQAIAFGEGKVLAADVRAMLGTLDHGQVYGVLQALLEGDARALLQAVRDLAEQGPDWSGVLAEMLNVLHRVAIAQALPEAVDNGQGDRERVLSLASALPAEDVQFYYQMGLIGRRDLPLAPDPRGGFEMVLLRMLAFRPADTDDAPTPVLKPVGISQATADSAKPVAAPASVAEPPALPAPVEAHEPVAAPVTAQPAVLEPVAAQPVIEPEPAPEAPVAVQEPAPIEEEVVDLPWEEATVPAEPVLQAPAPVAPPAPQAGPPSDDQPPFDPSAYDAVGMDRDDEPPLDEDYYAPESDPAGFSYLDELAEHVHEAETAPVAEPLPASKPATGLALQWLELFPQLPVSGMTGNIAANCTLIAADGDDWLLHLDPAQGALFNSTQQRRLNEALNQHLGRTLQLRIELIRPEQETPAQAAARKRSERQHEAEVSIERDPLIQQMIRQFGATVRQDTIEPVEALVSQGD; encoded by the coding sequence ATGAGTTATCAGGTTCTTGCACGAAAATGGCGTCCGCGCTCGTTCCGCGAAATGGTCGGCCAGACCCATGTGCTCAAGGCTTTGATCAACGCCCTGGACAACCAGCGCCTGCATCACGCCTACCTGTTCACCGGCACGCGCGGGGTCGGCAAGACCACCATCGCGCGGATCATCGCCAAGTGCCTGAACTGCGAAACCGGTATTACCTCGACCCCCTGCGGCACCTGTTCGGTGTGCCGGGAGATCGACGAAGGGCGTTTTGTCGACCTGATCGAGATCGACGCCGCCAGCCGCACCAAGGTCGAAGACACCCGCGAACTGCTCGATAACGTGCAGTACGCGCCGAGCCGTGGGCGTTTCAAGGTCTACCTGATCGACGAAGTGCACATGCTCTCCACGCACTCGTTCAACGCCCTGCTCAAGACCCTGGAAGAGCCGCCGCCGTACGTCAAGTTCATCCTCGCGACCACCGACCCGCAAAAGCTGCCGGCGACCATCCTGTCGCGCTGCTTGCAGTTCTCTTTGAAGAACATGAGCCCGGAGCGGGTGGTCGAGCACCTGAGCCATGTGCTCGGTGCCGAGAACGTCCCCTTCGAAGAAGATGCCCTGTGGCTGCTTGGGCGCGCGGCCGATGGCTCGATGCGCGACGCCATGAGCCTGACCGACCAGGCCATCGCCTTCGGTGAAGGCAAGGTATTGGCCGCTGATGTCCGGGCGATGCTCGGCACGCTCGACCATGGCCAGGTGTACGGCGTCCTGCAGGCGCTGCTCGAAGGTGATGCGCGGGCGCTGCTGCAAGCGGTGCGTGATTTGGCCGAGCAGGGGCCGGATTGGAGTGGCGTGCTGGCCGAGATGCTCAACGTGCTGCACCGCGTAGCCATTGCCCAGGCGCTGCCTGAGGCGGTGGACAACGGCCAGGGCGACCGCGAGCGGGTGTTGAGCCTGGCTTCGGCGCTGCCCGCCGAGGATGTGCAGTTCTACTACCAGATGGGCTTGATTGGCCGCCGCGATTTGCCCTTGGCGCCGGACCCGCGCGGTGGCTTTGAAATGGTCCTGCTGCGCATGCTCGCGTTCCGCCCCGCCGATACCGACGACGCGCCGACCCCGGTGCTAAAGCCAGTGGGGATCAGCCAGGCCACAGCTGATTCTGCAAAACCGGTGGCAGCGCCAGCGTCGGTCGCTGAACCGCCGGCCCTGCCAGCGCCGGTCGAGGCGCACGAGCCCGTTGCAGCGCCTGTGACGGCGCAGCCTGCGGTGCTGGAGCCGGTTGCCGCGCAGCCGGTTATCGAGCCTGAGCCCGCGCCAGAGGCGCCGGTTGCCGTCCAAGAACCTGCGCCAATTGAGGAAGAGGTTGTCGATCTGCCGTGGGAGGAGGCGACAGTGCCGGCCGAGCCGGTGCTGCAAGCGCCTGCTCCAGTCGCGCCGCCTGCGCCGCAAGCCGGGCCGCCAAGCGATGACCAGCCGCCGTTCGATCCCTCTGCCTATGACGCTGTTGGCATGGATCGGGACGACGAGCCGCCGCTGGATGAAGATTACTACGCGCCCGAGTCTGATCCGGCAGGCTTCAGCTACCTGGATGAGTTGGCTGAGCATGTCCATGAGGCTGAAACCGCCCCGGTTGCCGAGCCTCTGCCAGCCTCCAAGCCGGCCACCGGTCTTGCGCTGCAATGGCTGGAATTATTCCCGCAGTTGCCTGTGTCCGGCATGACAGGCAACATCGCGGCAAACTGTACCCTGATCGCTGCCGACGGCGATGACTGGCTGCTGCACCTGGACCCAGCCCAGGGCGCACTGTTCAACTCGACCCAGCAGCGGCGACTCAACGAGGCGCTCAACCAGCACCTGGGCCGCACCTTGCAGCTGCGCATCGAGCTGATCCGCCCCGAGCAGGAAACCCCGGCGCAAGCTGCGGCGCGCAAGCGCTCGGAGCGTCAGCATGAGGCTGAAGTGTCGATCGAGCGTGATCCGCTCATCCAGCAGATGATCCGGCAGTTCGGCGCGACCGTGCGTCAGGATACTATTGAGCCTGTAGAGGCCCTGGTCAGTCAGGGCGATTGA
- a CDS encoding YbaB/EbfC family nucleoid-associated protein, giving the protein MMKGGMAGLMKQAQQMQEKMAKMQEELANAEVTGQSGAGLVSVVMTGRHDVKRISIDDSLMQEDKEVLEDLIAAAVNDAVRKVEQNSQEKMGGMTAGMQLPPGFKMPF; this is encoded by the coding sequence ATGATGAAAGGTGGCATGGCCGGCCTGATGAAGCAGGCGCAGCAGATGCAAGAAAAAATGGCCAAGATGCAGGAAGAGCTGGCCAACGCTGAAGTGACCGGGCAATCGGGCGCGGGCCTGGTCAGCGTGGTGATGACCGGTCGTCATGACGTCAAGCGCATCAGCATCGATGACAGCCTGATGCAGGAAGACAAGGAAGTGCTCGAAGACCTGATCGCAGCCGCCGTCAACGACGCGGTACGCAAGGTCGAGCAGAACAGCCAGGAGAAAATGGGTGGCATGACTGCTGGCATGCAGTTGCCGCCAGGCTTCAAGATGCCGTTCTGA
- the proC gene encoding pyrroline-5-carboxylate reductase, protein MKTLFIGYGRMGAALGDAWLATGLIEQLSIVDPGLTGAGGDGRYTRLADVPDEAFELIVLAVKPAYASEALAGLSDRQCAQACVISVAAGVTQATLSAALGQRCPVVRAMPNTPVLAGAGCTGLYAGDELEASQRTRIGQLFEAVGLASWVTTESQLDAVTAISGSGPAYYHLFSEALAQAGVKLGLTAELAGALAAQTAFGAATLQQRHADFAELRLAVTSPNGTTAAAIEVFENGEKLRDLVEAATAAAYRRSVELSQNS, encoded by the coding sequence GTGAAAACGCTGTTTATTGGGTATGGCCGCATGGGCGCTGCATTGGGCGATGCGTGGCTGGCCACAGGCTTGATCGAGCAGTTGAGCATCGTCGATCCGGGGCTAACTGGCGCTGGCGGCGACGGTCGTTATACGCGTCTGGCCGATGTGCCCGACGAGGCATTCGAGCTGATCGTGCTGGCCGTCAAACCGGCTTATGCCAGTGAGGCCCTGGCAGGGCTCAGCGATCGGCAATGTGCGCAAGCCTGCGTGATTTCGGTGGCTGCCGGGGTCACCCAGGCGACCTTGAGTGCAGCCCTGGGGCAGCGCTGCCCGGTGGTGCGAGCCATGCCTAATACTCCAGTGCTGGCCGGAGCCGGTTGCACCGGGCTGTATGCAGGCGACGAGCTGGAGGCGAGTCAGCGCACCAGGATCGGCCAGTTGTTCGAAGCGGTTGGCTTGGCATCCTGGGTCACGACAGAGAGCCAGCTCGATGCGGTTACAGCCATCAGCGGCAGTGGCCCGGCGTATTATCACTTGTTCAGCGAGGCACTGGCGCAAGCAGGGGTCAAACTTGGACTTACTGCTGAATTAGCAGGCGCCCTGGCGGCACAAACTGCGTTTGGCGCAGCAACTTTGCAACAGCGGCATGCCGATTTCGCCGAACTTCGTCTGGCGGTTACTTCGCCAAATGGCACGACGGCGGCGGCGATTGAAGTGTTTGAGAATGGGGAGAAGTTGCGCGACTTGGTCGAAGCGGCAACTGCAGCGGCCTATCGACGATCCGTGGAGTTGTCGCAAAACAGCTGA
- a CDS encoding MFS transporter, translated as MTPSSATPTATQGRGRALVASLTGSSIEWFDYFLYGTAAALVFNKLFFPNFDPVVGLLLAYLSFSLTFFVRPIGGVIFAHIGDRIGRKKTLVITLSLMGGATVLIGCLPTYEHIGVWAPILLIALRVVQGLGIGGEWGGALLLAYEYAPAKRKGLFGSVPQVGVTVGMLLATMAVSLMAMLPEEQFLSWGWRVPFVLSADLVFLGLWIRHGLDETPDFKKAKESGNVAKMPLVETLRDHWREVLIAAGLKVVETAPFYIFSTFVVSYAVSTLGYDKVSTLNAVMIAAAVASLMIPLMGWLSDKVGRKAVYIGGILLMAAFIVPYFKLLDTRSTWGLMVATIIAFGVLWAPITAVLGTMSSEIFSTRVRYTGITLGYQLGAALAGGTAPLIATYLLSRYNGDWQPVALYLLGTVTISLIAVLAVRSPKRDDQDPALRGAVKSA; from the coding sequence ATGACGCCGTCCAGTGCAACCCCCACCGCGACCCAGGGGCGCGGCCGCGCTTTGGTCGCCAGCCTTACCGGCAGTTCCATCGAATGGTTCGACTACTTCCTCTACGGCACCGCCGCCGCGCTGGTATTCAACAAGCTGTTCTTCCCCAACTTCGATCCGGTGGTCGGGTTGTTGCTGGCTTACCTGTCGTTTTCTCTGACTTTTTTCGTACGGCCCATCGGCGGAGTGATTTTCGCCCACATCGGCGACCGTATCGGTCGCAAGAAAACCCTGGTCATCACCCTGTCTTTGATGGGTGGCGCCACGGTGCTGATCGGCTGCTTGCCGACCTACGAGCACATCGGCGTCTGGGCGCCGATCCTGCTGATCGCTCTGCGGGTGGTACAGGGCTTGGGCATCGGCGGGGAGTGGGGCGGGGCGCTGCTGTTGGCCTACGAATACGCTCCGGCCAAGCGTAAAGGCCTGTTCGGCAGCGTGCCGCAGGTGGGGGTTACCGTCGGCATGCTGCTGGCGACCATGGCGGTCAGCCTGATGGCCATGTTGCCTGAAGAGCAGTTCCTCAGCTGGGGCTGGCGAGTGCCGTTCGTGCTTAGCGCTGACCTGGTGTTCCTCGGCTTGTGGATTCGTCACGGCCTGGATGAAACACCGGACTTCAAGAAGGCCAAGGAGTCGGGCAACGTCGCCAAGATGCCCCTGGTGGAAACCCTGCGCGACCACTGGCGTGAAGTGCTGATCGCCGCTGGCCTGAAGGTGGTGGAAACGGCACCTTTCTATATCTTCTCGACCTTCGTGGTCAGCTACGCGGTAAGTACCCTGGGCTATGACAAGGTCAGCACCCTGAATGCGGTGATGATCGCCGCGGCCGTGGCTTCGCTGATGATTCCGCTAATGGGCTGGCTGTCGGACAAGGTCGGGCGCAAGGCCGTCTACATCGGTGGCATCTTGCTGATGGCGGCGTTCATCGTGCCGTACTTCAAACTGCTCGATACGCGCAGCACCTGGGGCCTGATGGTCGCTACGATCATCGCCTTCGGCGTGCTCTGGGCGCCGATTACTGCGGTGTTGGGCACCATGAGCTCGGAGATCTTCTCCACCCGCGTGCGCTACACCGGCATCACCCTCGGCTACCAGTTGGGCGCAGCACTGGCTGGCGGCACCGCACCGTTGATCGCCACCTACCTGCTCAGCCGCTACAACGGTGACTGGCAACCGGTGGCCCTGTATCTGTTGGGCACTGTCACTATCTCGCTGATTGCGGTGCTGGCCGTGCGCTCACCCAAGCGCGACGACCAAGACCCAGCCCTGCGTGGGGCGGTCAAGTCGGCCTGA
- the recR gene encoding recombination mediator RecR: MSFSPLIRQLIDALRILPGVGQKTAQRMALQLLERDRSGGLRLAQRLTQAMEGVGHCRQCRTLTEQELCPQCADPRRDDTQLCVVEGPMDVYAVEQTGYRGRYFVLKGHLSPLDGLGPEAIGIPQLMARIEEQGSFSEVILATNPTVEGEATAHYIAQLLNEKGLVASRIAHGVPLGGELELVDGGTLAHAFAGRRPISL; encoded by the coding sequence ATGAGTTTCAGCCCCCTCATCCGCCAACTGATCGACGCCCTGCGCATTCTGCCGGGCGTTGGTCAGAAAACTGCCCAGCGTATGGCCTTGCAGTTGCTCGAGCGCGACCGCAGCGGCGGCCTGCGCCTGGCCCAGAGGCTGACCCAGGCGATGGAAGGCGTTGGCCATTGCCGCCAATGCCGGACCCTGACCGAGCAGGAGCTGTGCCCGCAGTGCGCCGACCCGCGCCGCGACGATACCCAGTTGTGCGTGGTGGAAGGGCCGATGGATGTCTACGCGGTCGAGCAGACGGGCTATCGCGGGCGTTACTTCGTGTTGAAGGGGCATCTGTCGCCGCTCGATGGCTTGGGGCCGGAGGCGATCGGCATTCCGCAGTTGATGGCGCGGATCGAGGAACAGGGCAGTTTCAGTGAAGTGATCCTGGCGACCAACCCGACGGTGGAGGGCGAGGCGACCGCGCACTACATCGCCCAGTTGCTCAATGAGAAGGGCCTGGTGGCCTCGCGGATCGCCCATGGCGTGCCGCTGGGCGGCGAGCTGGAGCTGGTGGATGGCGGCACCTTGGCCCATGCCTTCGCTGGGCGTCGGCCGATTTCGCTGTGA